In Mariluticola halotolerans, one DNA window encodes the following:
- a CDS encoding TRAP transporter large permease: MLDLIAHELAPIMFVSVMGMLLLGYPVAFTLAAGGLLFFWIGVELSVFAPTEINLFWNLIQAHPDRIYGIMYNDTLLAIPFFTFMGIILERSGMAEDLLDTIGQLFGPVRGGLAYAVIIVGALLAATTGVVAASVMAMGLISLPIMMRYGYHRPLATGTIAASGSLAQIVPPSLVLIVMADQLGRSVGDMYVGALLPAAIMITLYVLYIFVITLIKPQWAPALPREARTLGDGVWSLVVVLALAFGVYLATFHTVFSGFGFDVRLVWSITTATVFALGLSLINRRFKLGLLSRLAERVIIVLVPPLALIFLVLGTIFLGIATPTEGGAMGATGALVMAFMKRRLDLSVLNAALLSTAKLASFVMFILIGARVFGLTFYGVNGDQWIEELLLGLPGGEVGFLIAVTIIVFILGCFLDFFEIAFIMVPLLAPVAETLGIDLIWFGIIIGINLQASFLTPPFGFALFYLRSIAPKQPWLDKVTNKMMPEVKTLEIYRGAVPFIIIQVMVVGLVIAFPQLVTHYKGEKSGIDPNSVTIELPSMGGGELTMPNFGGGSAPGNDGGLGLPPLDFGGNGSGSDGGGSLGLPPLTFGSDTPAETREPAEPAPGPDLSQPPNFN; this comes from the coding sequence ATCCTCGATCTGATTGCGCACGAACTGGCCCCGATCATGTTCGTCTCGGTGATGGGCATGCTGCTTTTGGGCTATCCTGTTGCCTTCACGCTGGCTGCTGGCGGCTTGCTGTTTTTCTGGATCGGGGTGGAGTTGTCGGTGTTTGCGCCGACCGAGATCAACCTGTTCTGGAATCTCATTCAGGCGCATCCCGACCGCATTTACGGGATCATGTATAATGACACCCTGCTGGCGATCCCGTTTTTCACCTTTATGGGCATTATTCTCGAACGTTCCGGCATGGCCGAGGATCTGCTCGATACAATCGGGCAATTGTTCGGGCCAGTGCGTGGCGGGCTTGCCTATGCGGTGATTATTGTGGGCGCGCTCTTGGCGGCGACCACAGGTGTTGTGGCCGCATCCGTGATGGCGATGGGGCTGATCTCGCTGCCGATCATGATGCGCTATGGCTATCACCGGCCATTGGCGACGGGCACGATTGCCGCTTCCGGATCGCTGGCCCAGATCGTGCCGCCATCGCTGGTTTTGATTGTCATGGCCGACCAGTTGGGGCGGTCGGTGGGCGACATGTATGTCGGCGCGCTTTTGCCAGCGGCGATCATGATCACGCTTTATGTGCTCTATATTTTTGTCATCACCCTGATCAAGCCGCAATGGGCGCCGGCCCTGCCGCGCGAGGCGCGGACACTGGGGGATGGGGTATGGTCGCTGGTCGTTGTGCTGGCGCTGGCGTTTGGCGTCTATCTGGCGACGTTCCACACGGTGTTTTCCGGCTTTGGCTTTGACGTCCGGCTTGTCTGGTCCATCACCACGGCAACGGTTTTTGCGCTCGGGCTCAGCCTGATCAACCGCCGGTTCAAGCTGGGGCTGCTGTCCCGGCTGGCCGAGCGTGTGATCATCGTTCTGGTCCCGCCGCTGGCGCTGATCTTTCTGGTTCTGGGCACGATCTTTCTGGGTATCGCAACCCCGACCGAGGGCGGTGCCATGGGCGCAACCGGTGCGCTGGTCATGGCGTTCATGAAGCGGCGGCTGGACCTTTCCGTGCTCAATGCCGCTTTGCTCTCAACCGCCAAGCTGGCCTCATTCGTCATGTTCATTCTGATCGGTGCCCGGGTGTTCGGGCTGACCTTTTACGGGGTCAATGGCGATCAATGGATCGAGGAATTGCTGCTTGGTTTGCCGGGCGGGGAAGTCGGCTTTCTGATTGCCGTCACGATCATTGTTTTTATCCTCGGGTGCTTTCTCGATTTCTTTGAAATTGCCTTCATCATGGTGCCGTTGCTGGCACCGGTGGCCGAGACGCTGGGGATCGACCTGATCTGGTTCGGCATTATTATCGGTATCAACCTGCAGGCTTCGTTTCTGACGCCACCTTTCGGCTTTGCGCTTTTCTACCTGCGCTCGATTGCGCCCAAACAGCCCTGGCTTGACAAGGTTACCAACAAGATGATGCCGGAGGTGAAGACGCTCGAAATCTATCGCGGTGCCGTTCCCTTCATCATCATTCAGGTGATGGTGGTTGGCCTTGTCATCGCCTTCCCGCAACTTGTCACCCATTACAAGGGCGAGAAGTCGGGCATTGATCCCAATTCGGTGACCATCGAATTGCCGTCAATGGGGGGGGGTGAATTGACCATGCCCAATTTTGGCGGCGGCAGCGCGCCGGGCAATGATGGGGGTCTTGGTCTGCCACCGCTCGATTTTGGCGGCAATGGCAGTGGCAGCGATGGCGGGGGCAG
- a CDS encoding TRAP transporter small permease subunit, with product MGKLLALSRGIDAVTAFIGRRVAWLILVAVLVSAVNASIRKAFDMSSNAWLELQWYLYGTVFLLAAAYTLQKNEHVRIDFISNMLTKKTRDWIDLLGHIFFLLPFAGLILYLSIPWFLKSYHSGEISGSAGGLVLWPAKIMVVIGFGLLLAQAFSEIIKRIGVIRGHIDEPYAGHDSPPAVDEAASGYAKGERP from the coding sequence TTGGGCAAATTGCTGGCGCTGTCGCGCGGGATTGATGCGGTGACCGCTTTTATCGGGCGCCGGGTAGCGTGGCTGATCCTTGTTGCGGTGCTGGTGAGTGCGGTGAATGCCAGTATCCGCAAGGCGTTCGACATGTCATCCAATGCCTGGCTGGAATTGCAATGGTATCTTTATGGCACCGTGTTCCTTCTGGCTGCTGCCTACACTTTGCAAAAAAACGAGCATGTGCGGATCGATTTCATCTCCAACATGCTGACCAAGAAAACCCGCGACTGGATCGATCTTCTCGGCCACATCTTCTTCCTGCTGCCGTTCGCGGGGCTGATCCTTTATCTCTCGATCCCCTGGTTTTTGAAATCCTATCATTCGGGCGAGATTTCGGGCAGTGCCGGCGGGCTGGTGCTGTGGCCGGCCAAGATCATGGTGGTGATCGGGTTCGGGCTGCTGCTGGCGCAGGCCTTTTCCGAAATCATCAAGCGGATCGGGGTGATCCGCGGCCATATTGATGAACCCTATGCCGGGCATGATTCCCCGCCCGCGGTCGATGAAGCGGCTAGCGGCTATGCCAAGGGTGAACGGCCATGA